The Anaerotignum propionicum DSM 1682 sequence ACTGATTTGCATTTACATCCATGCCAGCTTTTTGCGCTTTGATTAAGGGGCGAATAATTTTATCCGCACGAACACGACGAAGACGCATACCAATTAATGAAAAAATTCCTACTTTAACACCCGCAGAAACCGCAGAAATCCATAAACCTAAGGGCACAAAGCTTAAAAAAATCATGATGATAACAATAATGACAATGAGTGGCATGACCACCGGTATTAAATCAAACATTTATCGTTCCTCCTTATTCTCTTTTATTCTTCCCATTCCTTTACAGTCACTGTCTTACCTGAAATTTGAACAACCTTAACTCTTTTTCCTTTGTCAATAAAATCTCCTAAAGAGCAAACATCATAGTTATTTTCATCAATTTCAGCAACACCATAGGGTCTCAGTGTAGTTTGGGTAACACCAATTTTCCCAATTAGTCCTTCAAGTCTGGTTTCATCGAAATCCTTTGATTCCAGACGGTCATACAGAACCACTTTGTTATACAATCCGCTTTTTTTAGCAATCATCAACATTATAAAAAATAGAGCAACCAATGCTATAAGCAAAATCATAAATACGATGACTCCATAGATTTTTGCCGCCATAATTGTGGAGCATAATAATGAAAGAATACCAAAAACTCCAAAGACACCAAACCCAGGAATAAGCATTTCTGCAAAAACCAGAATTAAGCCTAGTATGGCTAACACGACAATCCAAGGTAACATATTTACCCTCCCTTCTCTATATTTTCTATTGATAATACTCGCCAGAAAATACCAATTTATTTTTCAATTCTAACACAATTATAACTACATCACAACGAAATTCTTTTAAAAGTAAAAAATGCTTAAGAAATGACTTTTCCATTTTTAATGGCTTATATCTTGATACTCTTCGTTGTTTTTATATCTAATTTATAATATCTCCAAAAAAACCAACTCTATGTTTTAAAAAAGAGCCTTAAAGGCTCTGAAAAGTTGTTAATATCACCAGTACTGTCGAGACTAAAATCTAAAAGCTTTCATTTTTATAAACTAAAAAAGAATTTCTAAAATTTAGACCACTTCGAACATCCTCGATTATTTTCAACATAATAACCAGATTTGTTCCAGTAAAGGATTCACTAATCAGCAAGTTTGAAATGAAATCCTCTAATCTTTTATCATTAACACTCTGTTCAGCCTATAAAACATAACCCTTGTTTCAAACACATACAGGCGATGAGAAAGAACTTGAAAGCTATTTGCTCATCTTTTCATTGGAACAATTAAACTTTCACCAGATAATATGTTCTCAGAACGCATTCCGTTAATTTTCATGATTTCAGAAATCATATGTTCTACTTTTTCATTATCCGCCTTATATTTTTTGGCAATCTGCCATAGAGTATCTCCAGAATGAATGAATACAGCTTCATAATAAACTTCTTGTGATTGCTCTCTCTGTGCACCCAATACCATGGTTCCAAGGCCTAGAATCATGCCCAATGTGATGAACAAAAATGCTCTTTCACGTACCTTTTTCATAAATCTTTTAACAAAATAATAATTCATAAAAACGCCCCCACGCGAACAAATTTTCTTTAATTCCCCTTTATACTAATCGAACTTATATTCTTTGTCAATATTTTTTTTGATATATTCCGAACGTAGGTTTGATTTTATTCTAGCTCTGTGTTATACTGCAAAAAAAGGAAATAGTTTTTTATATAATTGCACCGTATAAAAGTTTTTCATTTACAAAGTCTATCTGTAAAGGAGTGTTATCAATGGGCGATTTGTCACCTAAGCAAAGACAAATTTTAGAATATATGAAATCCGAAGTGAGAGAAAAGGGCTATCCACCATCGGTACGTGAGATATGCGAAGCAGTTGGTTTAAAATCCACCTCAACTGTGCATGGTCACCTTGCCAGATTGGAAAAAAAGGGACTCATTCGGCGTGATCCAACCAAGCCACGGGCAATCGAAATATTGGCTCCCGATTTTTATGATTCCCCCCAAAAAGAATTGGTAAACGTGCCTATTATAGGAACCATTACCGCAGGCACACCAATTTTGGCCGTAGAAAATATTGAGGATACCTTTCCCATTCCTGTTGAATATATCCATAATGATACTGTGTTCATGCTGCGCGTAAGAGGAGAAAGTATGATTGAGGCTGGAATTTTTGATAAAGATTTAATTCTTGTCAGGCAGCAAAATTCCGCCAATAACGGAGACATCGTCGTCGCTCTGATTGAAGATTTTGCTACCGTTAAAACCTTTTATCGAGAAAAAGATTTTATCCGTCTACAGCCTGAAAACTCTGCCATGTCACCAATCATTGTTCGTGATGTGACAATCTTAGGCAAAGTAATTGGTTTATTCAGAAAATTCTAAGGAGTGTATATCATGTTTAACTACATTAAAGTTGCCGTTGCCATTCCCAAATTAAAGGTTGCTGACTGCATTTATAATAAGCAAGAAATCATGTCAGTAATCAAAAATGCGGCAGAAAAAAAGGTGAAAATTCTTACTTTTCCTGAGCTTTCCGTTACAGCATATACCTGTGGGGATTTGTTCTTTCAAAACCCCTTGCTAGCCTCTGCCGAAAAAACCTTAGCAGAAATTGCGGCAGAAACCAAGGAATTGGACATGCTAATATTAATTGGCGTTCCTGTTCTGTCCGATAATCAAACTTTCAATTGCGCTGCACTCCTTCATAAGGGGAAAATATTAGGTCTTGTTCCGAAAACATTACTTCCTAATTATAGCGAGTTTTATGAGGAGCGTTGGTTTGCATCATCCGATGATTTAATTCAGGAAGAAATCACTTTTGCCGGACAAGTTGTTCCCATTGGTGGGGACCTTATTTTTGCTGCGGAAAACTTCCCAAATCTCAAAGTAGGCGTGGAAATTTGTGAGGATTTGTGGGGACCAATTCCTCCAAGTTCCTATTTGAGTTTATATGGAGCCACAGTACTTTTAAATCCCTCGGCCAGTAATGAATTGGCAGCAAAACCGGGCTATCGCCATCAACTTATTGCTCAACAATCCTCCCGTTGTTTGTGTGCATATGCATACGCTTCCGCAGGAATTGGCGAATCCACGCAAGATACCGTTTTCAGTGGTCACAGCCTAATTTATGAAAATGGCGTTTTGCTTGGAGAATCAGAGTCATTTTCACAGGAAAATCAGCTGATTTATGCCGATGTGGATTTAGAACTTTTGGCTAGCGAACGCCGTAAGCATACCACTTACATGTCCCATCTTTCCAGAGCCCATGCACAAAAATTCTATCGAGAAATTAAATTTTCCATGGTCGAGGATGAATTGGATGAGTTTAAGAGACCTATTACTGCAAAACCCTTTACTCCTGCTGATGATGCCTCATTAAGCAAGCGTTGTCATGATATCTTTATGATTCAAACAACCGGTCTGGCAAGACGTATGGAACATACCCATGCCAAAACCCTAGTGATTGGAATTTCAGGTGGTTTAGACTCTACACTAGCTCTTTTGGTTTGTGTAAAGGCTTGTGATTTTTTGAATATTCCTAGAGATCATGTTTTAGGTATTACTATGCCGGGCTTTGGAACTACCGATCGAACATACCAAAATGCAGTTCAACTAATGAAGTCTCTTGGAATTTCCACCAGAGAAATTTCCATCCGTGCAGCCTCTTTACAGCATTTTGAGGATATCGGTCACGATCCTTCTGTCCATGATGTTACTTATGAAAACACGCAAGCCCGGGAACGCACCCAAATCCTGATGGATATTTCAAATCAAACAGGGGGAATCGTGGTTGGTACAGGGGATTTGTCTGAGCTTGCATTGGGCTGGGCAACCTATAATGGCGACCATATGTCCATGTACGCGGTTAATGCCGGTATTCCGAAAACATTGGTTCGAGTTTTAGTAAATTGGGTTGCATCCACAGGTGAATTAGATCAGAAAGCTTCCGATATTCTTCTTGATATTTTGGATACACCTGTAAGTCCGGAGTTATTGCCTCCTGACGAAAATGGAAATATTAATCAAAAAACCGAGGATTTGGTGGGTCCTTACGAGCTTCACGACTTTTTCCTGTATCAAATCATTCGATTTGGCTTCTCACCAGCCAAGGTATTATTTCTGGCAGAGCAAGCCTTCGGAAATGCATATTCCAGAGAAACGCTTTTGAAGTGGCTGAAAAACTTCTACCATCGCTTCTTTATGCAACAGTTTAAGCGTTCTTGTTTGCCCGATGGACCTAAGGTTGGTGCTTTATGTCTTTCTCCAAGAAGCGATTGGCGAATGCCGACGGATGCGTCCAGTCGAATCTGGATGGAAGAAGTTGAAAAATTATAATCAATTGAGGAAGAGTTAAAAACAATTGTGGGATATATTTTATCCACACATAATATTTCTTTTTCATTAAAATAAAGCCTATATAACTTGGATTCGTGAAATCCTTGTTTTATAGGCCTTTTTCATACTTGTAAAGATATCTTCGTCTTTTAAAACAGAAGGGTTTCTGTCTTTTGTATCTTTCATTCAATAGTAAATGTTTTCTATTCTTCCGACATTTTAAGGGAAAAAACAAAAGTGCTACCATCTCCCTGGGTGCTTTTTACGGTAATACCTTCATTGTGAGCCTGCAAGAACTCTCTTACTATGGCCAATCCGATTCCGCTTCCTTGCATATCCTGATTACGCGTTCTATCAGCCTTATAAAAACGGTCAAAAATGTATTTTTGATCCTCAGGACTAATGCCAATTCCATGATCCTTGATGGAAACCAAAACCTTTTTCCGATCTGTTTTTGTTGTTTCCACCTCAATTAACCCTCCTGTTGGTGAGAACTTCACAGCATTACTCAATAAATTTTGAATCACCCTGGAAATCTTGTCTATATCTCCGTGAACCATGGTAATTTGGTCTGCAAAAATCGCTTTAATCACGGCATTCTTTTCGTTTAACTGCGGCTCTAATAAATTAATGTTAGCACGAATTTGCTCATTTAAATCAAAGTCAGACTCATCTAAAATAATTTTACTACTCTCCGCCCGACTTAAATCAACAATTCCTTCTGTTAAACGAGAAAGTCGTAGCGTTTCCTCCAAAACAATATGCAAATATTTTTCTTGCTTCTCCAAAGGTACCGTTCCATCTAGCATTGCCGTAAGAAACCCTTGCATAGAGGTAAGTGGTGAGCGTAAATCATGAGAAACATTTGCGATAAAATCTCGTCGTGTCTTATCGTTGTTTTGTAAACTCTCAGCCATATGATTAAAGCTTTTTGCCAATTCACCGAATTCATCATTGCTTGTAATTTCTACCCGATGTTCAAAATTTCCGCTGGCAATTACCTTTGCGGCATCGTTCATCTCTTTAATAGGTCTAGTCATCTTTCTGGAGGTCAGATAGCTAAACAAAATAGCAAAAAGAAACACGACAAAAATGCTGGCAACACCCACTTGATACATCTGATATAGGGATTGCTCCATTTCAGGCATGGAACGACACATAAAAATCCCCGCCATTTTTCCCACAGAAAGGGGATAACCAACCACCAGCGTGGGCACATCAAATATCGTGGTTGCCTTTCTTTCACTGGAAACAATGTTTCCCTCCTTTACCCCTTCCACCAAATCTTGAAAGGCAAAGGATTGTCCAATCATCATTTCATCAAGCCCCGGTGATGCCAATACAACAACACCGTCAGCATTTACCATTAAGATTCCCGCACCCATGTATTCCTCCAATACTTGCAGTTCATAGCTCAAATTACTTAAGTTGCCTGTTCGGTAGGCATTTGTAAATGCAATAGAAATCTTCCGTCCTTGCTGAATCAGCTCATTGCGCTTTTCCTTCATATAATGCTGTGTGTAAACCACAGATAGGATTCCACCTAATATCAACACACAAATAAGAATCGTAGTAATGTATTGCAGCATTTGTTTTTTCACAATTGATTCTTTGCGCATGATTTTACCTCCAAAATCCATCAAAAAAGCTTCCATAATCTCGGAATGATGGTATAATAAATATATTGCATTAAAAAAGAAAGGAGATAACGGTATAACCGTTTTACAATCCAATGAATCTTAAAAAACCGCAATCTAATCCTGACAAAAAGAAACTTTCCACTGCTGATATTATTTTAATCGGCGTGGGATTATATGTTTTAATCAGAACACCTTGGGGAAACATGAATAGCTTTCATTATCTCCTGTTTTTCCTTTATATTTTCTGCATGATGATGCGCCTCACAAATATTAGAAAACAGCATTCCCAAAGGGAAAAAATGGAGCAAGAAAAACAAAGGCTTACCCTCCAAGCCCATGAAGAAAAAAAGGATGGGGAGTTTACCGAAATAGAAGAATCCAAAGAAGGAGAAGCTTCGTCAGTTGACCAAGAGCTCATTGCCTCTGAAAAAGACTCTCAATTATAATATCGTTTGATTATTTGGTTCGTATTATCACAGCATGGTGCAACAGTATATAAAATGATATAAATATTATGTAAGACGACTGATTATCAGTCGTCTTATTTTATTATTCAAATGTTTAGCTTCATTTCTGACCAAATTTATACCCAACACTCCATACCGTTAAAATACCCCATTCATCTTCCTGATTCAATTTTTCTCGAATGCGCTTTACATGCACATCAACGGTTCTGGTATCACCAATATATTCATATCCCCAAATTTGATCTAAAAGCTGCTCTCTCGTAAAAACTCGATTGGGATGCTCCGCCAAATAGTACAAAAGCTCAAATTCCTTTGGAGGAAATTCTAAACTTTTTCCATGGTAGGTCACGGAATAATTTGAAATATTGATTTCCAAGTTGGGAAACCGTAGGATGTTGGCATCCTCCTGCTGTTTTGGTTCATAACGCCGCAAAACCGCCTTGACTCTTGCCACCAGTTCCTTGGAATCAAAGGGCTTCACCATGTAATCATCAGCACCAAGCTCCAATCCAAGAACCTTATCAAAGGTTTCACCTTTTGCTGTCAGCATAATAATTGGGACGTTACTCGTTTTTCGAACTTCTGCGCAAACCTGATATCCATCCATACCAGGCAACATCAAATCCAAAATAACTAAATCCGGCTTAATTGCACCTATCTCCTTGATTGCCTCTCTGCCGTCATATGCTTCTTTGGTATCAAAGCCCTCTTTCTCCAAATATAGAGAAATCAGCTCTGCAATATGCTTATCATCATCCACAATCAAAATCTTTTGTTTTCCGTTCATGAAGATCTCCCCTTTTGTTGAAAGAATTCCCAGAATTTTTTAGACTCTACAGTCGAAACGGATGGGTTTTTCTTTTCCCATCATCAATCTTTTTGAAATCCATTACTTTAGTTCAACTACCGTAACACCTGCTTCACCTTCACCGTATACTCCTGGTCTTTGGCTTTTTACATGAGAGTTCGTTTTCAAATAACTCTGCACCGCTGTACGCAAAGCGCCCGTTCCTTTTCCGTGAATAATAACAATTTGCTTTAGTCCAGATAAATATGCATCATCAATATATTTGTCTATATTTGCTAAAGCTTCATCAACCAGCTGTCCTCTACAATCAATTTCAGCCGAAATAAATTGGCTCTTAGATACCTTAGCCCTTGGAGCAGACTGTTTCTGCTTATTTTCCTTTGGTGCGGAATCATCCAGCATCAGCTCTGCCAATGGAATCTTGGCCTTCATGCTTCCCATCTGTACCATAACTTCTTTGTTTTTATCAGGCGGAGAAAGGACAACACCGTTTTGATCGAAGGATATAACATAAACTCGATTTCCTGTCTGTAAATTCTCAGGCACTTTATGGCTGGGTTTTATCTTTTTGGATTTCAGAAAATCCTCTTGCACAGAAGATAACTTTTCCTTTAGCTTACTCCTGTTTTCCAAAAGCTTTTGCTGATTTCCCTTTTCTTTTGCTTGACGGTTCATTTCTTTTATAATGCTATCAGCCTCTTCCTTGGCCTGGGCATAAATCAGCTTAGCTTCTTCTCTTGCCTTTTGCAAAATCTTTTCCTTTTGCTCGCTGGTTTTTTCTTTTTGCCGTTCCACCTCAATCTTTAAGTTTTCCGCTTCTATACGGTACTGCTCTGCACGCTCTTGCTCATAGGCAACAGATTTCTTGCTGATTTCCAAATCTGTGATTACATCTTCAAACCTAGCCTCATCTTGACTGATAAATTCTTTTGCACTATTAATAATATACTCTTGCAATCCCAAGCGCTTGGAAATGGCAAAGGCATTACTTTTACCGGGAATACCAATTAACAAGCGGTAGGTTGGTCGAAGGGTTTCCACATCAAACTCACAGCAAGCATTTTCAACGCCTTTCGTTGAAAGAGCATATACCTTAAGCTCACTGTAATGAGTTGTTACAGCAGTGCGAATTTTTCTTACTTTTAGCTCCTGAATAATGGCAAGTGCCAAGGCTGCACCTTCCGTAGGATCTGTCCCTGCGCCCAATTCGTCAAAAAGAACCAACGAATCATCTGTCACTTCATCCATAATTTTCACAATATTGGTCATGTGGGAAGAGAATGTGCTTAAACTTTGCTCAATGCTCTGCTCATCGCCAATATCAGCAAAAACATTATCAAAAATAGCCAATTGTGAATGGTCAAAAGCAGGAATATGAAGCCCTGCCTGTCCCATCAGTGTGAACAGACCAAGGGTTTTCAGGGCAACCGTCTTCCCACCGGTATTGGGACCTGTAATCAATAATGTTGTAAATTCCTTACCCAAATAAATATTAATCGGCACAACAGCTTTTGCATCCAAAAGGGGATGTCTAGCTTTCTCAATATGAATATAACCTTTTGTGTTAAATAAAGGTCTGGTTCCCCCCATGGAGACAGATAAACCCGCCTTTGCGAAAATAAAGTCCATTTGGGTTAAAAGCTCCAGATTTGCTTCCAGAACCATGGTGTTCTCCGTAACCAGACGGGAAAGCTCCACCAAGATTTTGCGAATTTCATCTTTCTCCTTTGCTTGAAGCTCCTTTATTTTATTATTCAGCTGAATAACACTCAAAGGCTCCATAAATAAAGTGGAACCTGTGTTGGATTGGTCATGTATCATACCAGGAAAGGTGTTTCTGTATTCACTCTTTACAGGAACACAATAACGGTCATTTCGAATAGTAATTACAAAATCCTGAAGCATATTGCGGTACGCCGAAGAAGAAATCACTCCATTTAAGTGATCTCTTACTTTTTCATTGGAAATCTTAATCTCCTTACGGATATTTCGAAGCTCTGCACTTGCATCATCAGAAATCTCTGTTTCAGAAAGAATGCATCGGTTTATTTCATTTTCCAAGGAAGGTATGGGCGCCAGTAATTCGAAATACTCGTCCATTCGTTCATAGGCTTCTGCTTTATTTTCATGCTTACCATAATTTTTCATCTTTCGGCACACATAAAGAAATTCCCCAATTTCCATCAGTTCGGAAATAGAGAGAACCCCTGCCATGCTTGCCCGTTTTAACTGGGGTCTTATTTCGCGAAAACCACCAAAGGAAGGTGTACCTTTTCGCAAAATCATATCTGTAGCTTCCGTGGTTTCTTGCTGCCATAGAGCAATATCGCTCATCACCGTTGCAGGTTGCAGTTCTCTGGCTCGTTCCTTTGCCATCGGCGAAACCGCAAAGGCGGCTAATTTTTCGATAATCTTGTCATATTCCAACGTGTGTAATGCCTTTTTGTTCATTTTAATCCCTCATTCATTTCATAGAGAATATCAATATTATATCCTTTATCTTTAAGTATACCATAAAAGGTAGAAAGCTAATATAATTCCTTTCATATTTACTTTTAAGATTTTATAAAGCTCAATCGACCTATAGGCATATTATATCATATTAGAGTGTAAAGCAGATTTTCAAAATTCTTCATATTAAACTACTACTTTTATTAAAAATTTTATTCCCCCCGTTTGTCCTAATTCTATAGGGGGTCATTCCTTTTCCAAAACTCTTGTCACTATCAGCATAAACAACAGAACAGTTGGTTTTATCAAGCTAATATCAATAAAAAGCAGACCGCCATTACTCATTTTGAGAAATAGCGGTCATTTTTATTATTGCTCTTTGATTAAGCCATTCTTATATGCATAAAGCAATTTTTCCAACTCATCAATACTTTCTAGTAATTTCTTACCAATATCCGTATCTCTTACACGAATACGATCCTGGGTATATTGCAATGCAACCGTAGAAGATAGAATATCCTTTTCCTCCGCAATGGCCACTTCTGTTGAAACAAAGGGTTCATGGGAAACCAGTACCAAGCCATGGGAATTATAAATCAAAGTATAACCCGCAATACCCGTCACCTTCTGATACGCCTTGGCAAACCCACCATCTATAACAAAAAGTCTACCCTTAGCTTTAATGGGGCTTTCTCCCTTGGATACTTTTACAGGCACATGCCCATTGATGATGTGGGAAGCATCAGGATCAAGACCAAATGCAGATAATACCGTTTTACATACATTCTCCTCGTTTCGCAAAGTGTAGTAAGGATTGCTAACTTCCTTATGGGTTGTTTTATCATCTATAAAATACCGCTCAAAGGTTGTCATCTTTTTCTTACCAAACAGAGGAGAATCTTCACCGCACCATAAATACCAAATGATGTCCATGCACTCACGCTTATTATCACTGTGAGGTCTGCTAAAGTAACCCTCTCTGGCTGTTCTTTCCACTTCATCCAAATATTCCTTTCCGGAGTACTGCTTGCCTCGGAAAGTTACTGTTTTCAGCGTCCCGTCCTCATTCATGGGAATACCACCGTGGAATAGAAGGTTGGAGTTAAAAATGGTATACATGCTGCCTTTGCTGAAAAGAACCCTTGTATGTGCCTGCAATCTCTCACTGTTTACAAAGGAGGATTTTACCTTATCCATTACAATCTGTTCTTCGGGGGTAAGCTTATATGGATCCTTGGGATCAACAGTTGGGAAATTTATATCATTCATCTGATATTCTTTTCCTTCAATCTTGATAGTACCTTTTTCAAAATTAATTTTATCCAAAAGCAAACGATTTTCCATCCTGAACTCCGGATGACGCTTAATGATCTGTGCCTCCATTTTCCATTGTATAATGGAGATTGCCTTATGCATTTTGGCAATCATATTAAAATCCTTATCGCTCATCTCTTCAGTGCCCTTTGGCGCAAATTGCGCACAAGGATCATCTGCATATTTCTCCATAGCAAAGGTTGCCAAGGGAATTAAATTAATTCCATAATCCTCCTCAATGGTATCCAGATTAGCATATCTGGTCTGAATACGCAAAACGTTACAAATAAGTGCTTGGCAGCCCGCAGCAGCGCCCATCCACGCAATATCATGGTTACCCCATTGAATATCAACGGAGTGGTATTTTGCTAAAATATCCATAATTTGTGCTGCATTAGGCCCTCTATCATAGATATCTCCAATTACATGAAGTTGGTCAATTGCAAGTCTTTGAATGAGATTTGCCAGCGCAATGATAAAACGATCTGCCTGTTCTAAATCAATAATTGTACGAATGATTTCGTTATAGTACATTTCCTTATCGCGGCTAACACTATCCTCATGGAGTAATTCTTCAATAATATAAGCAAACTCCATGGGTAGTGCTTTTCTTACCTTAGAGCGTGTATATTTTGAAGAAATTACCTTGCAAATTCGAACCAGTCTATGTAACGTAATTTTATACCAGTCGTCCAAATCCTCTTCCTGCTCTGTCATCATTTCCAGCTTTTTTTCCGGATAATAAATGAGAGTTGCCAAAGCTTTTTTTTCGCTTTCCCGCAGGCTAGCGCCAAAGATTGCGCTGATATGGTTTTTAATAACACCCGAAGCATTTCTAAGAACATGGCTAAAGGATTCCGCTTCCCCATGAATATCAGATACAAAATGCTCTGTGCCCTTAGGTAAATTCAATATGGCTTTGAGGTTCATCACCTCTGTTGCCGCACTATTGATATTTTTATATTGATTCGCCAGTAATTTTAAATACTTCATTTCTTCCTTCGTAAAGGTACAATCTGTCGAGTACATTTTCTGCCACCATTCTTTCCAATTTAAAAATTGTCCTGTTTTATTATAGCAGAGGGTTTTTTCTTTTCCTAGACCTTTTTCAAAAATATTTTCTTTTCTTGGGACATTTTTCGTCCCACTTCGTGAGTTGCTGACTTGCTTTTTCTTGGATTTCATTTTCCCCACAACATTTTTGCATTCGTTTCTTCCTAAAAATTATGATTGTGTAGTGCTAGAAGAGATCTCAGATTGGTAGAAAGAATCTCATCAAACACAAGTACAAATATTTTCAGAGGTCTGGACTTCCCAGTACCAATTTATATAAAAAAGAACCTTTTTCAAAGGAAATCCAGTTTAAACGTAAAAATTTTCATACACGTCCAAACAGTATAAATCTATATTTGTAGATTTCACTTTAAAAAAGGCTCTTAAATTCTTATTTATTGTCTTCGTC is a genomic window containing:
- a CDS encoding NfeD family protein, producing the protein MLPWIVVLAILGLILVFAEMLIPGFGVFGVFGILSLLCSTIMAAKIYGVIVFMILLIALVALFFIMLMIAKKSGLYNKVVLYDRLESKDFDETRLEGLIGKIGVTQTTLRPYGVAEIDENNYDVCSLGDFIDKGKRVKVVQISGKTVTVKEWEE
- the yneA gene encoding cell division suppressor protein YneA, translated to MNYYFVKRFMKKVRERAFLFITLGMILGLGTMVLGAQREQSQEVYYEAVFIHSGDTLWQIAKKYKADNEKVEHMISEIMKINGMRSENILSGESLIVPMKR
- the lexA gene encoding transcriptional repressor LexA, which produces MGDLSPKQRQILEYMKSEVREKGYPPSVREICEAVGLKSTSTVHGHLARLEKKGLIRRDPTKPRAIEILAPDFYDSPQKELVNVPIIGTITAGTPILAVENIEDTFPIPVEYIHNDTVFMLRVRGESMIEAGIFDKDLILVRQQNSANNGDIVVALIEDFATVKTFYREKDFIRLQPENSAMSPIIVRDVTILGKVIGLFRKF
- a CDS encoding NAD(+) synthase → MFNYIKVAVAIPKLKVADCIYNKQEIMSVIKNAAEKKVKILTFPELSVTAYTCGDLFFQNPLLASAEKTLAEIAAETKELDMLILIGVPVLSDNQTFNCAALLHKGKILGLVPKTLLPNYSEFYEERWFASSDDLIQEEITFAGQVVPIGGDLIFAAENFPNLKVGVEICEDLWGPIPPSSYLSLYGATVLLNPSASNELAAKPGYRHQLIAQQSSRCLCAYAYASAGIGESTQDTVFSGHSLIYENGVLLGESESFSQENQLIYADVDLELLASERRKHTTYMSHLSRAHAQKFYREIKFSMVEDELDEFKRPITAKPFTPADDASLSKRCHDIFMIQTTGLARRMEHTHAKTLVIGISGGLDSTLALLVCVKACDFLNIPRDHVLGITMPGFGTTDRTYQNAVQLMKSLGISTREISIRAASLQHFEDIGHDPSVHDVTYENTQARERTQILMDISNQTGGIVVGTGDLSELALGWATYNGDHMSMYAVNAGIPKTLVRVLVNWVASTGELDQKASDILLDILDTPVSPELLPPDENGNINQKTEDLVGPYELHDFFLYQIIRFGFSPAKVLFLAEQAFGNAYSRETLLKWLKNFYHRFFMQQFKRSCLPDGPKVGALCLSPRSDWRMPTDASSRIWMEEVEKL
- a CDS encoding sensor histidine kinase, producing MRKESIVKKQMLQYITTILICVLILGGILSVVYTQHYMKEKRNELIQQGRKISIAFTNAYRTGNLSNLSYELQVLEEYMGAGILMVNADGVVVLASPGLDEMMIGQSFAFQDLVEGVKEGNIVSSERKATTIFDVPTLVVGYPLSVGKMAGIFMCRSMPEMEQSLYQMYQVGVASIFVVFLFAILFSYLTSRKMTRPIKEMNDAAKVIASGNFEHRVEITSNDEFGELAKSFNHMAESLQNNDKTRRDFIANVSHDLRSPLTSMQGFLTAMLDGTVPLEKQEKYLHIVLEETLRLSRLTEGIVDLSRAESSKIILDESDFDLNEQIRANINLLEPQLNEKNAVIKAIFADQITMVHGDIDKISRVIQNLLSNAVKFSPTGGLIEVETTKTDRKKVLVSIKDHGIGISPEDQKYIFDRFYKADRTRNQDMQGSGIGLAIVREFLQAHNEGITVKSTQGDGSTFVFSLKMSEE
- a CDS encoding response regulator transcription factor, yielding MNGKQKILIVDDDKHIAELISLYLEKEGFDTKEAYDGREAIKEIGAIKPDLVILDLMLPGMDGYQVCAEVRKTSNVPIIMLTAKGETFDKVLGLELGADDYMVKPFDSKELVARVKAVLRRYEPKQQEDANILRFPNLEINISNYSVTYHGKSLEFPPKEFELLYYLAEHPNRVFTREQLLDQIWGYEYIGDTRTVDVHVKRIREKLNQEDEWGILTVWSVGYKFGQK
- a CDS encoding endonuclease MutS2, producing MNKKALHTLEYDKIIEKLAAFAVSPMAKERARELQPATVMSDIALWQQETTEATDMILRKGTPSFGGFREIRPQLKRASMAGVLSISELMEIGEFLYVCRKMKNYGKHENKAEAYERMDEYFELLAPIPSLENEINRCILSETEISDDASAELRNIRKEIKISNEKVRDHLNGVISSSAYRNMLQDFVITIRNDRYCVPVKSEYRNTFPGMIHDQSNTGSTLFMEPLSVIQLNNKIKELQAKEKDEIRKILVELSRLVTENTMVLEANLELLTQMDFIFAKAGLSVSMGGTRPLFNTKGYIHIEKARHPLLDAKAVVPINIYLGKEFTTLLITGPNTGGKTVALKTLGLFTLMGQAGLHIPAFDHSQLAIFDNVFADIGDEQSIEQSLSTFSSHMTNIVKIMDEVTDDSLVLFDELGAGTDPTEGAALALAIIQELKVRKIRTAVTTHYSELKVYALSTKGVENACCEFDVETLRPTYRLLIGIPGKSNAFAISKRLGLQEYIINSAKEFISQDEARFEDVITDLEISKKSVAYEQERAEQYRIEAENLKIEVERQKEKTSEQKEKILQKAREEAKLIYAQAKEEADSIIKEMNRQAKEKGNQQKLLENRSKLKEKLSSVQEDFLKSKKIKPSHKVPENLQTGNRVYVISFDQNGVVLSPPDKNKEVMVQMGSMKAKIPLAELMLDDSAPKENKQKQSAPRAKVSKSQFISAEIDCRGQLVDEALANIDKYIDDAYLSGLKQIVIIHGKGTGALRTAVQSYLKTNSHVKSQRPGVYGEGEAGVTVVELK